Proteins from one Candidatus Omnitrophota bacterium genomic window:
- a CDS encoding prepilin-type N-terminal cleavage/methylation domain-containing protein, with translation MRKNGFTLIELLIVVAIIGVLAAIAVPNFLNAQIRAKVARTKGDLKAVGLALETYRLDRAKYPPGAIGPDLTQDLHELTTPIAYLSSISMEDIFGGADKFDRNGSAFTLQKSYKYFSFDCDPKKPSLTWAGRANLCDMKMNGYLLYSFGPDHAQSALEWYAMGLGDRGMIYHPSNGLISWGDIGITGGETRNNRGGEINGAL, from the coding sequence ATGCGAAAGAACGGATTTACTCTCATCGAATTGCTTATCGTCGTCGCGATCATCGGCGTTTTGGCCGCCATCGCCGTGCCCAATTTTCTCAACGCCCAGATCCGCGCTAAAGTCGCCCGCACCAAAGGAGATTTGAAGGCCGTCGGCTTGGCGCTGGAAACCTACCGTCTCGATCGGGCAAAATATCCTCCAGGCGCTATCGGGCCGGACTTGACGCAGGATTTGCATGAATTGACCACGCCCATCGCTTATCTCAGTTCCATCAGCATGGAGGATATCTTCGGAGGAGCGGATAAATTCGACCGCAATGGATCGGCTTTCACGCTGCAAAAAAGTTATAAGTATTTCAGTTTCGATTGCGATCCTAAAAAACCTTCTTTGACTTGGGCGGGACGCGCCAACCTGTGCGATATGAAGATGAACGGTTATCTCTTATATAGTTTTGGACCGGATCACGCCCAATCCGCTTTGGAATGGTACGCCATGGGACTGGGCGACCGGGGAATGATTTACCATCCTTCCAACGGCTTAATCAGCTGGGGCGATATCGGCATCACTGGCGGCGAAACCCGCAACAACCGGGGCGGCGAGATCAATGGCGCTCTCTAG
- a CDS encoding DUF2442 domain-containing protein, producing the protein MNSFASGKSISPVEVTNIGKLGFWLLVREKEHFLPFEQFSWFLQAKIEDILNVQLVHEDHLRWPALDVDLSLESIENPESFPLIYK; encoded by the coding sequence ATGAACTCATTCGCGTCTGGAAAGAGCATTTCTCCCGTTGAAGTGACCAATATCGGCAAATTGGGATTTTGGCTGCTCGTTCGGGAGAAAGAACATTTTTTGCCATTCGAACAATTTTCTTGGTTTCTCCAGGCGAAAATCGAAGATATCTTGAACGTTCAACTTGTGCATGAAGATCATCTGCGCTGGCCAGCGCTGGATGTCGATCTTAGCCTGGAATCGATTGAGAATCCCGAATCGTTTCCATTGATATATAAGTAG
- a CDS encoding DUF4160 domain-containing protein gives MSPTVFYWKGYRFFFFSREEPRSHVHVSSADGEAKFWLEPTVSLAKNYGFSSSEINDIGRVVEERKHELIRVWKEHFSR, from the coding sequence ATGAGTCCTACGGTTTTCTACTGGAAAGGTTATCGGTTTTTCTTCTTCTCACGGGAAGAGCCGAGGTCTCATGTGCATGTATCGAGCGCAGATGGAGAAGCGAAATTCTGGCTTGAACCAACCGTTTCGCTGGCAAAAAATTATGGTTTTTCGAGTAGCGAAATAAACGATATAGGTAGAGTTGTAGAGGAGCGCAAGCATGAACTCATTCGCGTCTGGAAAGAGCATTTCTCCCGTTGA
- a CDS encoding nucleotidyltransferase domain-containing protein, whose protein sequence is MSNACAEASVRRLDVFGSFAGENFGPDSDVDVVALFDRKPGKMFSRYFDLKERLEEIFGRPVDLVLEDSIKNPYFREAVERSRIKIYIYDSRYDDK, encoded by the coding sequence ATTAGCAACGCTTGCGCGGAGGCGAGCGTTAGGCGCTTGGATGTTTTCGGTTCGTTCGCCGGGGAGAATTTCGGACCGGATAGCGATGTGGATGTCGTAGCGCTTTTTGACAGGAAGCCGGGAAAAATGTTCAGCCGCTATTTCGATCTGAAGGAACGCTTGGAGGAGATATTCGGACGGCCTGTAGATTTAGTGTTGGAAGATTCCATCAAGAATCCCTATTTCCGCGAAGCCGTCGAACGCAGCAGGATCAAGATTTATATCTATGACTCTCGATACGACGATAAGTGA